One genomic segment of Oncorhynchus mykiss isolate Arlee chromosome 10, USDA_OmykA_1.1, whole genome shotgun sequence includes these proteins:
- the LOC118936748 gene encoding ubiquitin carboxyl-terminal hydrolase 37-like: MELLGLPNIGNTCFLNATLQCLLVLPSFSKEILHQEQLWSSSPFSNLLRCLSDVHRSGLPDSMANQASKADLMWKVKYSLSGYDLKYLGDTQQDAHELLVNMLCQLKEEGMILKTLGMNYTCPVSQLEFQLVSVRTCTSCGRESSTREDYNHLSLDISPERTLLNSLALTFKSEQVEFTCEGCKGLHASKVEQFHTLPLVLVLHLKRFGGPGGLEKLEAPLLFPSELRLSTLCGDMVPHLHSASPQALTNQAPSIQGSIPQTLASQVSRPPGEAKDSALCCSEAEASTVSEWLLPADWRSLSFGRLRKLRALH, from the exons ATGGAACTTCTTGG GTTGCCTAACATTGGCAACACTTGCTTCCTTAACGCCACCCTGCAGTGCCTCCTGGTCCTGCCTTCCTTCTCAAAGGAAATCCTGCACCAGGAACAACTCTGgagctcctcccccttctccaacCTGCTCAG GTGTCTGTCTGATGTGCACCGTTCGGGTTTACCTGACAGTATGGCAAACCAGGCCTCAAAAGCAGACCTCATGTGGAAGGTCAAGTACTCCTTGTCGGGATACGATTTGAAGTATCTGGGGGACACGCAACAG GACGCACACGAGTTACTCGTCAATATGCTGTGCCAGCTGAAGGAGGAGGGCATGATTCTGAAGACACTCGGGATGAACTATACCTGCCCTGTTTCCCAGCTGGAGTTCCAGCTTGTGTCGGTGCGCACATGTACCAG CTGTGGGCGCGAGTCGTCCACCAGAGAGGACTACAACCACCTCTCATTGGACATCAGCCCTGAGCGCACCTTGCTGAACAGCCTAGCACTCACTTTCAAA AGTGAACAGGTTGAATTCACATGTGAGGGCTGTAAAGGCCTCCACGCCTCAAAGGTGGAGCAGTTCCACACACTGCCTCT TGTGCTGGTTCTGCATCTGAAGAGGTTTGGAGGACCTGGGGGGTTGGAGAAGCTGGAGGCTCCTCTTTTGTTTCCTTCGGAGCTGAGGCTCTCCACCCTCTGTGGGGACATGGTGCCACACCTGCACAGTGCCAGCCCACAGGCCCTCACCAACCAGGCCCCCAGCATCCAGGGGTCCATCCCCCAGACCCTCGCCAGCCAAGTCTCCAGACCACCTGGAGAGGCCAAAGACAGCGCCCTCTGCTGTTCAG AAGCAGAAGCCAGTACAGTCAGTGAATGGTTACTACCAGCTGACTGGCGTAGTCTCTCATTTGGGAGGCTCCGCAAACTCCG GGCACTACATTAG